The Streptomyces sp. Je 1-332 genome has a window encoding:
- a CDS encoding Rv2175c family DNA-binding protein, which produces MTEIDAKTDALVPEWLHLPDIAEMLDVEVTRVRQLVKEGQLIAVRRGENRALQVPAAFIDGDKIVKGLTGTLTLLRDDGFNDEEMLEWLFTPDPTLPGTPAQALSENRGTEVKRRAQALAV; this is translated from the coding sequence GTGACCGAGATTGACGCAAAGACTGATGCTCTCGTCCCTGAGTGGCTCCACCTCCCCGACATCGCGGAAATGCTCGACGTCGAGGTGACGCGTGTGCGCCAGCTGGTCAAGGAGGGCCAGCTGATCGCCGTACGCCGTGGTGAGAACCGCGCGCTCCAGGTGCCGGCCGCCTTCATCGACGGCGACAAGATCGTCAAGGGCCTCACCGGCACCCTGACGCTCCTGAGGGACGACGGCTTCAACGACGAAGAGATGCTGGAGTGGCTCTTCACTCCCGACCCGACCCTGCCCGGCACGCCCGCGCAGGCCCTGAGCGAGAATCGCGGCACGGAGGTGAAGCGCCGCGCCCAGGCGCTCGCCGTCTGA
- the thiE gene encoding thiamine phosphate synthase yields MATKPAREQLADARLYLCVDARKRQGDLPEFLDAVLGGGVDIVQLRDKGMEAAEELEHLQVFADAARRHGKLLAVNDRADIAHAIGADVLHLGQGDLPVPAARAILGGPDDVLVGRSTHAESEAGAAATQDGVDYFCTGPCWPTPTKPGRYAPGLDLVRYTASLGTDRPWFAIGGIDAGNLDEVLEAGARRVVVVRAITEADDPGAAAADFAKRLRTA; encoded by the coding sequence ATGGCCACCAAGCCTGCCCGCGAGCAGCTCGCCGACGCCCGCCTCTACCTCTGCGTGGATGCCCGCAAGCGCCAGGGAGACCTCCCCGAGTTCCTCGACGCGGTCCTCGGCGGCGGCGTCGACATCGTGCAGCTGCGGGACAAGGGCATGGAGGCGGCCGAGGAGCTCGAACACCTCCAGGTCTTCGCCGACGCCGCCCGCAGGCACGGCAAGCTCCTCGCGGTGAACGACCGCGCGGACATCGCGCACGCCATCGGCGCCGACGTGCTGCACCTGGGCCAGGGCGACCTGCCGGTGCCCGCGGCCCGCGCGATCCTCGGCGGCCCTGACGACGTCCTCGTCGGCCGCTCCACGCACGCCGAGTCCGAGGCCGGCGCCGCGGCGACGCAGGACGGCGTGGACTACTTCTGCACGGGTCCCTGCTGGCCGACCCCCACCAAGCCGGGCCGGTACGCCCCCGGGCTCGACCTCGTCCGGTACACCGCCTCGCTCGGCACGGACCGCCCGTGGTTCGCCATCGGCGGCATCGACGCGGGCAACCTCGACGAGGTGCTCGAAGCGGGCGCCCGCCGCGTCGTCGTCGTACGGGCGATCACGGAGGCGGACGATCCGGGGGCCGCGGCGGCCGACTTCGCGAAGCGGCTGCGTACGGCCTGA